A region from the Methylocystis iwaonis genome encodes:
- the cysK gene encoding cysteine synthase A: MTIHSVNFTPAARPGRGRIYDSITQTIGDTPIVRLDRIARLKGVKANILAKLEFFNPISSVKDRIGVAMIETLEKEGRIAPGRTVLIEPTSGNTGIALAFVAAARGYRLILVMPESMSLERRKMLALLGAELVLTPASQGMKGALAKANELLAQNPDALIPQQFENPANPEIHRATTAEEIWNDTNGEIDYFISGVGTGGTITGVGQVLKRRNQNLRVVAVEPEDSAVLSGRPPGPHKIQGIGAGFVPPVLDRSVIDEIVTIGNQTALDTARLIARTEGVPVGISSGAALAAALEIGARPEAEGKNIVVIVPSFAERYLSTALFEGL, encoded by the coding sequence ATGACTATTCACAGCGTGAACTTCACCCCGGCGGCGCGGCCAGGGCGCGGCCGGATCTACGACTCCATCACCCAAACCATCGGCGACACGCCGATCGTGCGGCTCGATCGCATTGCGCGCCTCAAAGGCGTGAAGGCGAATATTCTGGCGAAGCTCGAATTCTTCAATCCCATCTCCAGCGTCAAGGACCGCATCGGCGTTGCGATGATCGAGACGCTCGAAAAGGAGGGGCGTATTGCGCCCGGCAGGACGGTTCTAATCGAGCCGACATCCGGCAACACCGGCATTGCGCTCGCCTTCGTCGCCGCCGCGCGCGGCTACCGGCTCATTCTGGTGATGCCTGAATCGATGTCGCTCGAACGGCGCAAGATGCTCGCTCTGCTCGGCGCGGAGCTCGTGCTCACGCCTGCCTCGCAAGGAATGAAGGGCGCGCTCGCGAAAGCCAATGAGCTTCTTGCGCAGAACCCCGACGCGCTCATCCCCCAGCAGTTCGAGAACCCCGCCAATCCCGAAATTCATCGCGCGACCACGGCGGAGGAAATCTGGAACGACACCAATGGCGAGATCGATTATTTCATTTCAGGCGTCGGCACGGGCGGCACGATCACCGGCGTCGGACAAGTGCTGAAGCGGCGCAACCAAAATCTGCGCGTCGTCGCCGTGGAGCCGGAAGACTCGGCGGTGCTCTCCGGCCGCCCGCCGGGACCGCACAAGATTCAGGGCATTGGCGCAGGCTTCGTGCCGCCCGTTCTCGACCGGAGCGTGATCGACGAGATCGTCACCATCGGCAATCAGACGGCGCTCGACACCGCGCGACTCATTGCACGGACCGAAGGCGTCCCCGTCGGCATTTCTTCGGGCGCGGCGCTCGCGGCCGCATTGGAGATCGGCGCCCGCCCGGAGGCCGAAGGAAAGAATATTGTCGTGATCGTTCCGTCTTTCGCGGAGCGTTATCTCTCCACGGCGCTTTTCGAAGGGTTGTAG
- a CDS encoding DUF6165 family protein: MTTKQSIFGNNDPLMLPSSIGELFDRISILELKEHHIEDAKKLTNVRQELKLLRETEFRLGLGASDLESVRRQLAEVNAALWAIEDEIRDCERKGDFGPRFIELARSVYHQNDRRAALKYRLNQLCGSSLVEEKSYC; the protein is encoded by the coding sequence ATGACGACGAAGCAGTCGATCTTCGGAAACAATGATCCCTTGATGCTTCCGTCTTCGATCGGAGAACTCTTCGATCGCATCTCCATATTGGAGCTCAAGGAGCATCACATCGAAGATGCAAAGAAGCTTACCAATGTTCGGCAGGAGCTGAAGCTCTTGCGCGAAACGGAGTTTCGTCTCGGTCTCGGGGCCTCCGATCTGGAGTCCGTACGTCGCCAATTGGCCGAGGTGAATGCGGCGCTTTGGGCGATCGAGGACGAAATCCGCGACTGTGAGCGCAAGGGCGATTTCGGCCCGCGTTTCATCGAGCTTGCGCGCAGCGTTTATCACCAGAACGACCGGCGCGCCGCGCTGAAATATCGGCTGAACCAACTCTGCGGCTCGTCTCTGGTCGAGGAAAAATCCTACTGCTGA